Proteins encoded together in one Bombyx mori chromosome 24, ASM3026992v2 window:
- the LOC134201271 gene encoding uncharacterized protein LOC134201271 isoform X2, with protein sequence MPQCAFKSCKNNARKSNLTAGVSYFRFPSNPLTCAEWISIVARARRDDFYKPAKNSVICSDHFDKSDISGNTNRRRLVKTAVPKLQDVQLASPNTKLSVSEIDVQPLSSSSGLDLTQKVTYTQAQAEHISVMTSPVGSLSDLISVCATPRKRFLYKQLLTARKVIDNKSKKIQTLQKVNKRLKKRNSSLKNMVCLLKKKLNLKKKKNYNKMNK encoded by the exons ATGCCGCAGTGTgcattcaaaagttgcaaaaataatgcccgaaaaagcaatttaacggccggagtatcttactttcg ctttcctagcaatccaTTGAcctgtgcagaatggatctcgattgtcgccagagcaagaagagatgacttttataagccagccaAGAATTCGGTTATATGTTCGGATCACTTTGATAAATCGGATATATCCGGAAATACTAACCGACGTCGTTTGGTTAAAACAGCAGTTCCTAAATTACAG GACGTACAATTGGCATCACCCAATACCAAACTCTCAGTATCTGAAATTGACGTGCAA ccTCTATCATCGAGTTCTGGGTTAGACCTTACACAAAAGGTCACCTATACCCAAGCCCAAGCAGAGCATATCTCTGTTATGACCTCTCCTGTTGGATCATTATCAGATTTAATATCAGTTTGTGCAACACCCAGAAAGAGGTTTCTGTATAAACAGTTACTCACTGCTCGCAAAGTCATAGATAATAAatcgaaaaaaattcaaacattgcAAAAAGTGAACAAGAGACTAAAGAAAAGAAACagttctttaaaaaatatggtttgtttgttgaaaaaaaaactaaatttaaaaaaaaaaaaaaattataataaaatgaacaaatag
- the LOC134201271 gene encoding uncharacterized protein LOC134201271 isoform X1, whose amino-acid sequence MPQCAFKSCKNNARKSNLTAGVSYFRFPSNPLTCAEWISIVARARRDDFYKPAKNSVICSDHFDKSDISGNTNRRRLVKTAVPKLQIQPPLQDVQLASPNTKLSVSEIDVQPLSSSSGLDLTQKVTYTQAQAEHISVMTSPVGSLSDLISVCATPRKRFLYKQLLTARKVIDNKSKKIQTLQKVNKRLKKRNSSLKNMVCLLKKKLNLKKKKNYNKMNK is encoded by the exons ATGCCGCAGTGTgcattcaaaagttgcaaaaataatgcccgaaaaagcaatttaacggccggagtatcttactttcg ctttcctagcaatccaTTGAcctgtgcagaatggatctcgattgtcgccagagcaagaagagatgacttttataagccagccaAGAATTCGGTTATATGTTCGGATCACTTTGATAAATCGGATATATCCGGAAATACTAACCGACGTCGTTTGGTTAAAACAGCAGTTCCTAAATTACAG ATTCAACCCCCGTTGCAGGACGTACAATTGGCATCACCCAATACCAAACTCTCAGTATCTGAAATTGACGTGCAA ccTCTATCATCGAGTTCTGGGTTAGACCTTACACAAAAGGTCACCTATACCCAAGCCCAAGCAGAGCATATCTCTGTTATGACCTCTCCTGTTGGATCATTATCAGATTTAATATCAGTTTGTGCAACACCCAGAAAGAGGTTTCTGTATAAACAGTTACTCACTGCTCGCAAAGTCATAGATAATAAatcgaaaaaaattcaaacattgcAAAAAGTGAACAAGAGACTAAAGAAAAGAAACagttctttaaaaaatatggtttgtttgttgaaaaaaaaactaaatttaaaaaaaaaaaaaaattataataaaatgaacaaatag
- the LOC134201271 gene encoding uncharacterized protein LOC134201271 isoform X3 encodes MPQCAFKSCKNNARKSNLTAGVSYFRFPSNPLTCAEWISIVARARRDDFYKPAKNSVICSDHFDKSDISGNTNRRRLVKTAVPKLQIQPPLQDVQLASPNTKLSVSEIDVQPLSSSSGLDLTQKVTYTQAQAEHISVMTSPVGSLSDLISVCATPRKRFLYKQLLTARKVIDNKSKKIQTLQKVNKRLKKRNSSLKNMCSTRLHYLL; translated from the exons ATGCCGCAGTGTgcattcaaaagttgcaaaaataatgcccgaaaaagcaatttaacggccggagtatcttactttcg ctttcctagcaatccaTTGAcctgtgcagaatggatctcgattgtcgccagagcaagaagagatgacttttataagccagccaAGAATTCGGTTATATGTTCGGATCACTTTGATAAATCGGATATATCCGGAAATACTAACCGACGTCGTTTGGTTAAAACAGCAGTTCCTAAATTACAG ATTCAACCCCCGTTGCAGGACGTACAATTGGCATCACCCAATACCAAACTCTCAGTATCTGAAATTGACGTGCAA ccTCTATCATCGAGTTCTGGGTTAGACCTTACACAAAAGGTCACCTATACCCAAGCCCAAGCAGAGCATATCTCTGTTATGACCTCTCCTGTTGGATCATTATCAGATTTAATATCAGTTTGTGCAACACCCAGAAAGAGGTTTCTGTATAAACAGTTACTCACTGCTCGCAAAGTCATAGATAATAAatcgaaaaaaattcaaacattgcAAAAAGTGAACAAGAGACTAAAGAAAAGAAACagttctttaaaaaatatg tgttcaacGCGACTCCATTatctcctgtag